A genome region from Ptiloglossa arizonensis isolate GNS036 chromosome 4, iyPtiAriz1_principal, whole genome shotgun sequence includes the following:
- the Tnpo gene encoding transportin 1 — protein sequence MKMAWQPQEEGLRQILTLLKESQSPDTATQRAVQEKLEELNKFPDFNNYLIFVLAKLTSEDEPTRSLSGLILKNNVKAHFHKFLPEVTNFIKQECLSAVGDPSPLIRATVGILITTVASKGELTKWPELLPALCQMLDAQDFDVCEGAFGALQKICEDSAEILDSDALNRPLNVMIPKFLQFFRHSSPKIRSHAIACVNQFIVNRTQALMIHIDSFLENLFHLANDEDSDVRKNVCRGLVMLLEVRMDRLIPHMHSIIEYMLMRTQDPDEGVALEACEFWLSLAEQPICKEALAPHLTRLVPILVRGMKYSDIDIILLRGDVEEDEMIPDREEDIRPRFHKSKTHHMHHATMNKHTDENGGCNEEDIDAEDGCDDDSTLSDWNLRKCSAAALDMLANVFREELLPVLVPILKETLFHQDWEIKESGILALGAIAEGCMVGMIPHLSELIPYLISCLSDKKALVRAITCWTLSRYAHWVCTQPHDTNLKPLMTELLKRVLDGNKRVQEAACSAFATLEEEACTELVPYLGFILETLVFAFGKYQHKNLLILYDAIGTLADSVGHHLNKPDYINLLMPPLINKWNVLKDEDKDLFPLLECLSSVATALRSGFLPYCEPVYRRCVSLVEQTLNQHIANTQSPDQFEAPDKDFMIVALDLLSGLAEGLDGHMESLVMNSTVMQLLYQCMQDVMPEVRQSSFALLGDLTKACFQHVLPCIPEFMPILGQNLNPEFISVCNNATWAIGEIAIKLGSDTSAYIPLILTQLIDIINRPNTPKTLLENTAITIGRLGYVCPHDVAPMLQQFVRQWCTSLRSIRDNEEKDSAFRGMCQMVTVNPAGVVQDFIFFCDAVASWVSPREDLKDMFQKILHGFKTQVGAENWKRFSDQFPPQLIERLHNIYGV from the exons AAATTGGAAGAATTGAACAAGTTTCCAGACTTCAACAATTATCTTATTTTTGTTTTAGCAAAACTCACATCAGAAG atGAACCTACGAGGTCGCTTAGTGGACTGATATTGAAGAACAATGTTAAGGcccattttcataaatttttaccAGAAGTAACGAATTTTATCAAACAAGAATGTTTATCAGCTGTTGGGGATCCATCGCCTCTGATTCGAGCAACTGTTGGTATtttaataactactgttgcatccaaag gTGAATTGACTAAATGGCCAGAGCTGCTGCCTGCACTTTGTCAAATGTTGGATGCGCAAGATTTTGATGTCTGCGAAGGTGCTTTTGGCGCTCTTCAGAAGATTTGCGAAGATTCTGCAGAAATATTAGATTCAGATGCACTTAATCGACCATTAAATGTTAtgatcccaaaattcctgcaaTTTTTCAGACATTCAAGCCCTAAAATTAGATCACATGCTATTGCCTGTGTTAATCAGTTTATTGTTAATCGCACACAGGCCCTCATGATTCACATAGATAGTTTCCTGGAGAATCTCTTCCATCTGGCTAATGATGAagattctgatgttagaaaaaaTGTGTGCAG AGGCTTGGTCATGTTACTTGAAGTTCGAATGGATAGATTAATACCACATATGCACAGTATAATAGAGTATATGTTAATGAGAACTCAAGATCCTGATGAAGGAGTTGCTCTAGAAGCTTGTGAATTTTGGTTGTCACTGGCAGAGCAACCAATTTGTAAAGAAGCTCTTGCACCGCATTTAACTCGTTTGGTACCTATATTG GTAAGAGGTATGAAATACTCGGACATTGACATAATACTCCTAAGAGGGGATGTAGAAGAAGACGAAATGATCCCAGATAGGGAAGAAGACATCCGACCAAGATTTCATAAATCAAAAACACATCACATGCATCATGCTACTATGAACAAACATACAGACGAGAATGGTGGTTGTAATGAAGAAGACATAGACGCAGAAGATGGTTGCGACGATGATTCAACGCTTAGTGATTGGAACTTAAGAAAATGTTCGGCCGCTGCATTGGATATGTTAGCAAATGTCTTTAGAGAAGAATTATTACCAGTTTTAGTACCAATTTTAAAGGAGACTCTTTTTCATCAAGATTGGGAAATCAAAGAGTCTGGAATATTAGCGTTAGGAGCTATAGCAGAAG GTTGCATGGTTGGCATGATCCCACATTTATCTGAATTAATTCCATATTTAATTAGTTGCTTGAGTGATAAAAAGGCGCTAGTACGTGCCATTACATGCTGGACGCTAAGCCGTTACGCACATTGGGTGTGCACACAGCCACATGACACGAATTTGAAGCCTTTAATGACTGAATTGCTCAAAAGAGTACTTGATGGCAATAAACGTGTTCAAGAAGCTGCGTGTTCTGCTTTTGCAACGTTAGAAGAAGAAGCATGCACAGAATTGGTTCCTTATCTTGGATTTATTCTTGAAACACTTGTTTTTGCCTTTG GTAAATACCAACACAAAAATCTTTTAATATTGTACGATGCAATTGGTACACTTGCTGATTCAGTGGGACATCATCTTAATAAACCGGATTATATCAATCTTCTTATGCCACCACTAATTAATAAATGGAATGTATTGAAAGATGAAGACAAAGACCTTTTCCCATTGTTAGAATGTCTTTCCTCTGTTGCGACTGCATTGCGATCAGGTTTTCTTCCTTATTGCGAACCCGTCTATAG gcgGTGTGTATCCCTCGTAGAGCAGACGCTAAATCAACATATAGCAAATACTCAGAGCCCAGACCAATTTGAGGCGCCTGACAAAGATTTTATGATTGTTGCATTAGACCTTCTTAGCGGCTTAGCCGAAGGATTGGACGGTCACATGGAAAGCTTAGTAATGAATAGCACTGTAATGCAACTGCTGTATCAGTGTATGCAAGATGTTATGCCTGAAGTTAGACAGAGCAGCTTCGCTTTGTTAGGAGATCTTACAAAGGCCTGCTTCCAACATGTTCTCCCATGTATAC CGGAATTTATGCCTATACTTGGACAGAATTTAAATCCTGAATTTATATCGGTGTGCAACAATGCGACATGGGCTATTGGTGAAATAGCTATAAAACTCg GATCCGATACGAGCGCATATATTCCATTAATTTTGACCCAACTTATCGACATAATCAATAGACCAAATACTCCAAAAACACTGTTAGAAAACACGG CCATAACGATCGGTCGCCTAGGTTATGTGTGTCCCCACGACGTCGCCCCCATGTTACAGCAGTTTGTCCGACAGTG GTGTACTTCTTTGCGGAGCATTAGagataacgaagaaaaagactcAGCATTCAGAGGTATGTGTCAAATGGTTACGGTAAATCCAGCAGGAGTTGTGCAAGATTTCATCTTCTTCTGTGATGCTGTCGCATCTTGGGTCTCACCAAGAGAAGATCTTAAAGATATGTTCCAGAAG ATACTTCATGGGTTTAAAACTCAAGTTGGTGCGGAAAATTGGAAACGATTTTCAGATCAGTTCCCACCACAGCTCATTGAACGACTCCATAATATCTATGGCGTCTGA